Proteins found in one Acidobacteriota bacterium genomic segment:
- the rho gene encoding transcription termination factor Rho, producing the protein MNNTDKSADQGRSSRGGKKPYRRKPKKQKKARSKSNSKPRRGGRPPKSGGGQRGKRGGRPRSAPGPADTAVRGILEVLPDGFGFVRDPEQNFQAAEDDIFVPPHVVRHNNLQSGCMVEGKAGKRKGKLQLQEVEKVEGTDPESFAKRPAFNRLTSVNPFERLEIDQSNDTSMRILDLVAPIGKGQRGLIVAPPRTGKTILLQKLANAIHHSHPEVHLLMMLIDERPEEVTEMKRATPAEVIHSSNDHSPKRHVKIVEMVLERSRRMVEAGKDVVILLDSLTRVARAFNTENRGSGRTLSGGLDANTMIKPREFFGAARKLEEGGSITIIATALIDTGSRMDDVIFEEFKGTGNMELYLHRGLADRRIWPAIDIHLSGTRREEKLRAPEAQRKVDMLRRALAETSAEEALQLLRGKIEQTPSNERFLELVR; encoded by the coding sequence GTGAACAATACGGACAAATCCGCGGACCAAGGCCGCAGCAGTCGTGGCGGAAAGAAGCCCTACCGCCGCAAGCCCAAGAAACAAAAAAAGGCCCGTTCCAAGTCGAACTCGAAGCCCAGACGTGGAGGGCGGCCCCCCAAGTCTGGAGGAGGTCAGCGGGGCAAGCGCGGCGGGCGTCCACGCTCTGCTCCCGGACCTGCCGACACGGCCGTCAGGGGCATCCTGGAGGTTTTGCCCGACGGCTTCGGATTCGTCCGCGATCCTGAGCAGAACTTCCAGGCGGCCGAGGACGATATTTTCGTTCCGCCCCATGTAGTGCGCCACAACAACCTGCAGTCGGGCTGCATGGTGGAAGGCAAAGCCGGCAAGCGCAAGGGCAAGCTGCAACTGCAGGAAGTGGAAAAGGTGGAAGGCACCGATCCCGAGAGTTTCGCCAAGCGTCCCGCCTTCAACCGCCTGACCAGCGTCAATCCTTTCGAGCGGCTTGAAATCGACCAGAGCAACGACACCAGCATGCGCATCCTCGATCTGGTGGCCCCCATCGGCAAGGGGCAGCGGGGACTGATCGTGGCGCCGCCCCGCACGGGCAAGACCATCCTGCTGCAAAAGCTGGCCAACGCCATCCACCACAGCCATCCCGAGGTCCACTTGCTCATGATGCTCATCGACGAGCGTCCCGAGGAAGTCACCGAGATGAAGCGGGCCACTCCCGCCGAGGTCATCCACTCCTCCAACGATCATTCGCCCAAGCGTCACGTCAAGATTGTGGAAATGGTGCTGGAACGCTCGCGGCGCATGGTGGAAGCCGGCAAGGACGTTGTGATTCTTCTGGACAGCCTGACCCGCGTGGCCCGGGCCTTCAACACCGAGAACCGGGGATCGGGGCGCACCCTCTCGGGCGGACTTGACGCCAACACCATGATCAAGCCGCGCGAGTTCTTCGGCGCCGCCCGGAAGCTTGAAGAAGGCGGCAGCATCACCATCATCGCCACCGCCCTCATCGACACCGGCTCGCGCATGGACGACGTGATCTTCGAAGAGTTCAAGGGCACCGGCAACATGGAACTCTATCTGCACCGCGGACTGGCCGACCGGCGCATCTGGCCGGCCATCGACATCCACCTATCGGGCACTCGCCGCGAGGAAAAGCTGCGCGCTCCCGAGGCCCAGCGAAAAGTCGACATGCTGCGGCGAGCGCTGGCCGAAACCAGCGCCGAAGAAGCGCTGCAACTGCTGCGCGGCAAGATCGAACAGACGCCCAGCAACGAGAGGTTCCTGGAACTGGTCCGCTAA